Proteins encoded in a region of the Neodiprion lecontei isolate iyNeoLeco1 chromosome 5, iyNeoLeco1.1, whole genome shotgun sequence genome:
- the LOC107228032 gene encoding RPA-interacting protein translates to MANLLLSPTMSAKLKNRESARKLKNGSPKLQEVLRQRCRDQMRQKRGQLFNKGRIGLDDDEHVHEVLTEIVRRELSSLGTSNWSNSSSPQDLLDPDEALDIEKEMLEEQESWIMEEYERLVQNEEEMLALFAEEGLSEQVICPICQRAALSDVRDAIVCNFCGLTLPSVVSVNDLGRIINENVNAHAETCSELPGFSVVPENNNNSLYLVCQRCGTLSVII, encoded by the exons ATGGCCAATCTTCTCCTGAGTCCTACGATGTCGGCGAAACTGAAGAACCGGGAATCTGCGAGAAAGCTTAAGAACGGTTCACCGAAACTTCAGGAGGTGCTGAGGCAG CGATGCAGAGATCAAATGCGACAGAAACGTGGTCAGCTGTTCAACAAAGGTAGAATTGGTCTTGACGATGACGAACACGTGCACGAAGTCCTCACAGAAATAGTTAGACGAGAGTTGAGTAGCCTCGGTACATCGAACTGGAGTAATTCGAGTTCTCCACAAGATCTGTTGGATCCCGACGAGGCTCTTGACATAGAAAAGGAAATGCTGGAGGAGCAAG AATCTTGGATAATGGAGGAGTATGAGCGGCTGGTTCAGAACGAGGAAGAGATGTTGGCTCTCTTTGCCGAGGAAGGTCTAAGCGAACAAGTTATTTGTCCAATTTGCCAGAGAGCTGCACTCTCGGATGTTAGAGATGCGATAGTATGCAATTTTTGCGGCCTGACTTTGCCATCTGTAGTCAGCGTCAATGATTTGGGAAGAATAATCAATGAGAATGTCAATGCTCACGCCGAAACATGCAGCGAACTTCCAGGCTTCAGTGTTGTCCcggaaaataataacaattctCTTTATTTGGTTTGCCAAAGATGCGGTACACTTTCTGTTATAATCTAA
- the LOC107228025 gene encoding MLX-interacting protein isoform X2 — protein sequence MHVPRLQKLTSPKWNRFKGIRLRWKDKIRLNNVIWRCWHMQFILKQNTLVCQFASPLDVDTHNKPEAVVLEGKYWKRKLAAVTAEYKKWRMFYRNKVLGWTNKDGSDMLESMDMLDWDGGLGNAGGFGGGIGSLYGVTGGTLGGDTLHSMMVDEDYMELMTDTLFSTISSNQPFHFPDPREIARVASLADFIQPSLGPLQPNLDDFMDTLEPLQEFFNSKLPPVPEEEDVFRSSSLNNNYSELDLMPPISQANQINQIPSMDIQPQLNSTTTTSQQQTDTMQNLQFTAKLFGQQQQHQQQQQQQQQQQQQQQQQQQQQQHQQQQQQQQQQQQSTAYKNNMSSISESYNAVQQSYAEATPSRQPSRGKGRQSRSTTRSNHLAQQNAYQQTSQQQSLTYQQPSPTQEQHQQQQRRQQQQQQNYSMEMQTVQLNSPSNQPQINSLNNQTVTSNHVAPVTSHVQNYSQPPSPPQTQQRTIRPMPLATSTSKPYKAVQPVQGYKFTLPSQKFTSQQCKFTGSSSYKNLPAQQVSPMSTPQQNQSQVLGTSFQYRPVRLDPTAPAQHPAKLLPRPVVPTTEKEEVFAVPKYQMKSRNRSRSSSSLVPPRVNPPPLVSAVSDPALNLNNNVLLAQLLTNNTSNLYTVSSGPEKVTPVSQPSGVKHILPMPSSAQSPAQTSGTTLLITTPVTVQSIQATPVQTQQQSSGQPILLGANSQPQQPIGSPGSPKDNSSAHSPQGLSLSPLHSPMSIGSPLSPSRTYVKGDPERGQYKEQRRVGHIHAEQKRRYNIKNGFDMLHSLIPQLNQNPNSKLSKAAMLQKGADYVRQLRAERNQLKDEMDSLRQQIECLNSSISNCQLMLPATGAPVSRHRTSKMKEMFDDYVRTRTRENWKFWIFSILLEPLMVSFNTSVSTASLEDLYRSTMLWVEQHCSLVDLRPAVLNSLRCLCTATDILSDPSRLPEEALAAVNRTDQRRPAQ from the exons GCCGTAGTTTTGGAGGGAAAGTACTGGAAGAGAAAACTAGCTGCTGTTACGGCAGAGTACAAGAAATGGCGCATGTTTTATCGCAACAAGGTACTCGGCTGGACAAACAAAGATGGCAGCGATATG TTGGAATCGATGGATATGTTGGATTGGGATGGTGGATTGGGAAATGCGGGTGGCTTTGGCGGAGGAATAGGAAGTTTGTACGGTGTAACAGGTGGGACGCTAGGAGGGGACACTTTGCACAGCATGATGGTCGATGAGGATTACATGGAGCTGATGACCGATACCCTGTTCTCTACGATTAGCTCTAATCAACCATTTCACTTTCCTGACCCAAGAGAAATTG CTCGAGTTGCCAGTTTGGCCGATTTTATTCAACCAAGTCTTGGACCGTTGCAGCCCAATCTTGACGATTTTATGGATACTCTTGAGCCATTACAAG AATTCTTCAACTCAAAACTACCACCGGTGCCGGAAGAAGAAGACGTTTTTCGTAGCAGTTCATTGAACAATAATTACTCCGAACTGGATCTCATGCCGCCCATAAGCCAAGCCAATCAAATAAACCAAATCCCATCGATGGATATACAGCCGCAGTTGAATTCAACGACTACGACGAGTCAACAACAGACGGACACCATGCAGAATCTCCAGTTTACAGCCAAACTGTTCGGtcagcagcagcaacatcaacaacaacaacaacaacaacaacaacaacagcagcagcagcagcagcagcagcagcagcagcaacatcaacaacaacaacaacagcagcagcagcagcaacagtcTACAGCTTACAAAAATAACAT GAGTAGTATATCAGAAAGTTATAACGCCGTTCAGCAGAGCTACGCAGAAGCAACACCGTCGAGACAACCTAGCAGAGGAAAAGGTAGACAAAGCAGATCTACAACTAGGTCGAATCATTTGGCGCAGCAAAATGCATATCAACAAACCAGCCAGCAGCAAAGCTTAACGTATCAGCAACCTTCTCCTACGCAAGAGCAacaccagcagcagcaacgacggcagcaacaacaacagcagaaTTATTCAATGGAGATGCAGACTGTTCAACTAAACTCGCCGTCTAATCAACCCCAAATAAATTCGCTCAATAACCAAACTGTGACCAGTAACCATGTAGCTCCGGTGACAAGCCATGTGCAAAATTATTCTCAACCACCTTCTCCGCCGCAAACCCAACAAAGGACAATAAGGCCAATGCCATTGGCAACCTCGACATCGAAACCATACAAAGCGGTCCAACCGGTGCAGGGCTACAAATTCACTCTTCCGTCGCAAAAGTTTACCTCCCAACAATGCAAGTTCACTGGCTCAAGCAGTTACAAg AATTTACCTGCGCAGCAAGTCTCCCCGATGTCCACCCCCCAGCAAAATCAGTCACAAGTATTGGGGACCTCTTTTCAATACAGACCTGTCAGACTGGACCCCACCGCTCCAGCACAGCATCCTGCCAAACTTTTGCCACGACCGGTTGTCCCTACTaccgaaaaagaagaagtgTTTGCTGTACCGAAG taCCAAATGAAGTCTAGAAATCGATCACGCAGCAGCTCGTCTTTAGTGCCTCCTAGAGTTAATCCACCTCCCCTAGTCTCAGCAGTTAGCGATCCTGCGCTCAATCTGAACAACAACGTTCTACTTGCCCAGCTGCTTACCAACA ACACGTCGAACCTTTACACAGTTAGTAGCGGACCTGAGAAAGTGACGCCCGTCAGTCAACCTAGTGGAGTAAAACACATATTACCTATGCCATCGTCGGCTCAGTCTCCTGCTCAAACCAGTGGCACAACTCTCCTTATTACCACACCAGTAACTGTTCAATCTATTCAAGCGACTCCTGTACAGACGCAGCAGCAg TCGAGCGGGCAGCCAATCTTGCTCGGTGCCAACAGTCAGCCACAGCAACCAATCGGCAGCCCTGGTTCACCGAAAGATAATTCTAGCGCGCACAGTCCGCAAGGCCTAAGTCTTAGCCCGCTTCATAGTCCGATGAGTATAGGAAGCCCATTGTCGCCGAGTCGGACTTACGTTAAGGGTGACCCTGAGCGAGGGCAGTATAAGGAACAACGAAGAGTGGGGCACATTCATGCCGAGCAGAAACGGAGATACAATATTAAGAATGGATTTGACATGCTGCACAGTTTAATACCTCAGTTGAATCAAAATCCTAATAGCAAATTGAGCAAGGCTGCTATGCTGCAAAAGGGGGCTGACTATGTCAGGCAACTTAGGGCGGAGAGGAATCAGCTTAAAGACGAAATGGACAGTTTGAGACAGCAGATAGAATGCCTCAATTCTTCTATAAG cAATTGTCAATTGATGCTTCCTGCAACCGGAGCCCCGGTTTCCAGGCACAGGACAAGTAAAATGAAGGAGATGTTTGATGACTACGTGCGAACACGGACGCGTGAAAATTGGAAGTTCTGGATT TTCAGCATTTTACTTGAGCCATTGATGGTTTCCTTCAATACTTCGGTGTCTACCGCGAGCCTAGAGGACTTGTACAGAAGTACAATGCTTTGGGTAGAGCAGCACTGTTCCCTTGTAGATCTCAGGCCAG cTGTTCTAAACTCTCTGAGGTGCCTTTGTACAGCAACTGATATTTTATCAGACCCTAGTCGTCTTCCCGAGGAGGCGTTGGCAGCTGTTAATCGAACGGATCAGCGTCGGCCTGCTCAGTGA
- the LOC107228025 gene encoding MLX-interacting protein isoform X3: protein MFYRNKVLGWTNKDGSDMLESMDMLDWDGGLGNAGGFGGGIGSLYGVTGGTLGGDTLHSMMVDEDYMELMTDTLFSTISSNQPFHFPDPREIARVASLADFIQPSLGPLQPNLDDFMDTLEPLQEFFNSKLPPVPEEEDVFRSSSLNNNYSELDLMPPISQANQINQIPSMDIQPQLNSTTTTSQQQTDTMQNLQFTAKLFGQQQQHQQQQQQQQQQQQQQQQQQQQQQHQQQQQQQQQQQQSTAYKNNMSSISESYNAVQQSYAEATPSRQPSRGKGRQSRSTTRSNHLAQQNAYQQTSQQQSLTYQQPSPTQEQHQQQQRRQQQQQQNYSMEMQTVQLNSPSNQPQINSLNNQTVTSNHVAPVTSHVQNYSQPPSPPQTQQRTIRPMPLATSTSKPYKAVQPVQGYKFTLPSQKFTSQQCKFTGSSSYKNLPAQQVSPMSTPQQNQSQVLGTSFQYRPVRLDPTAPAQHPAKLLPRPVVPTTEKEEVFAVPKYQMKSRNRSRSSSSLVPPRVNPPPLVSAVSDPALNLNNNVLLAQLLTNNTSNLYTVSSGPEKVTPVSQPSGVKHILPMPSSAQSPAQTSGTTLLITTPVTVQSIQATPVQTQQQSSGQPILLGANSQPQQPIGSPGSPKDNSSAHSPQGLSLSPLHSPMSIGSPLSPSRTYVKGDPERGQYKEQRRVGHIHAEQKRRYNIKNGFDMLHSLIPQLNQNPNSKLSKAAMLQKGADYVRQLRAERNQLKDEMDSLRQQIECLNSSISNCQLMLPATGAPVSRHRTSKMKEMFDDYVRTRTRENWKFWIFSILLEPLMVSFNTSVSTASLEDLYRSTMLWVEQHCSLVDLRPAVLNSLRCLCTATDILSDPSRLPEEALAAVNRTDQRRPAQ from the exons ATGTTTTATCGCAACAAGGTACTCGGCTGGACAAACAAAGATGGCAGCGATATG TTGGAATCGATGGATATGTTGGATTGGGATGGTGGATTGGGAAATGCGGGTGGCTTTGGCGGAGGAATAGGAAGTTTGTACGGTGTAACAGGTGGGACGCTAGGAGGGGACACTTTGCACAGCATGATGGTCGATGAGGATTACATGGAGCTGATGACCGATACCCTGTTCTCTACGATTAGCTCTAATCAACCATTTCACTTTCCTGACCCAAGAGAAATTG CTCGAGTTGCCAGTTTGGCCGATTTTATTCAACCAAGTCTTGGACCGTTGCAGCCCAATCTTGACGATTTTATGGATACTCTTGAGCCATTACAAG AATTCTTCAACTCAAAACTACCACCGGTGCCGGAAGAAGAAGACGTTTTTCGTAGCAGTTCATTGAACAATAATTACTCCGAACTGGATCTCATGCCGCCCATAAGCCAAGCCAATCAAATAAACCAAATCCCATCGATGGATATACAGCCGCAGTTGAATTCAACGACTACGACGAGTCAACAACAGACGGACACCATGCAGAATCTCCAGTTTACAGCCAAACTGTTCGGtcagcagcagcaacatcaacaacaacaacaacaacaacaacaacaacagcagcagcagcagcagcagcagcagcagcagcaacatcaacaacaacaacaacagcagcagcagcagcaacagtcTACAGCTTACAAAAATAACAT GAGTAGTATATCAGAAAGTTATAACGCCGTTCAGCAGAGCTACGCAGAAGCAACACCGTCGAGACAACCTAGCAGAGGAAAAGGTAGACAAAGCAGATCTACAACTAGGTCGAATCATTTGGCGCAGCAAAATGCATATCAACAAACCAGCCAGCAGCAAAGCTTAACGTATCAGCAACCTTCTCCTACGCAAGAGCAacaccagcagcagcaacgacggcagcaacaacaacagcagaaTTATTCAATGGAGATGCAGACTGTTCAACTAAACTCGCCGTCTAATCAACCCCAAATAAATTCGCTCAATAACCAAACTGTGACCAGTAACCATGTAGCTCCGGTGACAAGCCATGTGCAAAATTATTCTCAACCACCTTCTCCGCCGCAAACCCAACAAAGGACAATAAGGCCAATGCCATTGGCAACCTCGACATCGAAACCATACAAAGCGGTCCAACCGGTGCAGGGCTACAAATTCACTCTTCCGTCGCAAAAGTTTACCTCCCAACAATGCAAGTTCACTGGCTCAAGCAGTTACAAg AATTTACCTGCGCAGCAAGTCTCCCCGATGTCCACCCCCCAGCAAAATCAGTCACAAGTATTGGGGACCTCTTTTCAATACAGACCTGTCAGACTGGACCCCACCGCTCCAGCACAGCATCCTGCCAAACTTTTGCCACGACCGGTTGTCCCTACTaccgaaaaagaagaagtgTTTGCTGTACCGAAG taCCAAATGAAGTCTAGAAATCGATCACGCAGCAGCTCGTCTTTAGTGCCTCCTAGAGTTAATCCACCTCCCCTAGTCTCAGCAGTTAGCGATCCTGCGCTCAATCTGAACAACAACGTTCTACTTGCCCAGCTGCTTACCAACA ACACGTCGAACCTTTACACAGTTAGTAGCGGACCTGAGAAAGTGACGCCCGTCAGTCAACCTAGTGGAGTAAAACACATATTACCTATGCCATCGTCGGCTCAGTCTCCTGCTCAAACCAGTGGCACAACTCTCCTTATTACCACACCAGTAACTGTTCAATCTATTCAAGCGACTCCTGTACAGACGCAGCAGCAg TCGAGCGGGCAGCCAATCTTGCTCGGTGCCAACAGTCAGCCACAGCAACCAATCGGCAGCCCTGGTTCACCGAAAGATAATTCTAGCGCGCACAGTCCGCAAGGCCTAAGTCTTAGCCCGCTTCATAGTCCGATGAGTATAGGAAGCCCATTGTCGCCGAGTCGGACTTACGTTAAGGGTGACCCTGAGCGAGGGCAGTATAAGGAACAACGAAGAGTGGGGCACATTCATGCCGAGCAGAAACGGAGATACAATATTAAGAATGGATTTGACATGCTGCACAGTTTAATACCTCAGTTGAATCAAAATCCTAATAGCAAATTGAGCAAGGCTGCTATGCTGCAAAAGGGGGCTGACTATGTCAGGCAACTTAGGGCGGAGAGGAATCAGCTTAAAGACGAAATGGACAGTTTGAGACAGCAGATAGAATGCCTCAATTCTTCTATAAG cAATTGTCAATTGATGCTTCCTGCAACCGGAGCCCCGGTTTCCAGGCACAGGACAAGTAAAATGAAGGAGATGTTTGATGACTACGTGCGAACACGGACGCGTGAAAATTGGAAGTTCTGGATT TTCAGCATTTTACTTGAGCCATTGATGGTTTCCTTCAATACTTCGGTGTCTACCGCGAGCCTAGAGGACTTGTACAGAAGTACAATGCTTTGGGTAGAGCAGCACTGTTCCCTTGTAGATCTCAGGCCAG cTGTTCTAAACTCTCTGAGGTGCCTTTGTACAGCAACTGATATTTTATCAGACCCTAGTCGTCTTCCCGAGGAGGCGTTGGCAGCTGTTAATCGAACGGATCAGCGTCGGCCTGCTCAGTGA